TTCTCTAACcgtgctatttttttcttttatgttatttCCTATAAGTTATAATTCTTCCCTTTCTTCTATTTTAGGCCCTGAGCCCACGCTTTACCATgggtttataaatttttttttatttaaaaagcatgTTCCGACGCTGCctcagattttttaaaaaaaaattacaaaataaatcaattggattattttaataaaatgatataaaaaaaattaacaacaataataaaaagataaaattaaaaaaataattgaacatGGAAAAAATCTTTAGAAGCAtgtaattggataaaaaaaacttaattaattctctgATTtctaaagggaaaaaagaaaacaagagatgTGAAGATACAGAGAGCAATGCAACCAAACATTCTAATCCAATTGACCACAAGATCTTCAAGAAATAGCCTTGGACTGAAAATCCTCCATCCATTCCTTTTATACAACAATGGTTAATCTCAGTAGCTTACAACActaaaatgcaaaagaaaaaaaggaccaGAGATATGAAAATAGAGGCCAATGAGATATTAAACCTCATATTCAAGTCCAATCAAAATGGAACTGGCTACAAACTATATCGACGAAAGATCTTCATATATGGTCTTGATGCCTGGCCTGTCGGAGACAGACCTTATACATCTTAAAGCTATTCCAAGGACCTCCTTCATTCCCTTGTCAACTGCCGGATTCACCATCTCCGGCAACAGCGCGGGATCAAAGCAATCCATTGCTCTCAACCGCACCCAATCTGTCAAGTCAACACTCCCCCCTTCCCCAGATATCACATCACCTGCACACCTTCCAGTTAAAAGTTCCAACATTATCACTCCAAAGGCATAAACATCTGACTTGAAGGAGGGAAGTGGCTTCTTGGAAGCAGCCAACTCTGGTGCGCGATAACCCAGGACCCCGGCATCAAGTATTTGTTCAATGGTGCCGGCTTGAGTCATGAGTCGATGGAGGCAGTAATCAGCAACCCGTGCATTGAGATCAGGTCCATCCAGAAGTATGTTTGTTGCTTTAAGGTTCCCATGTGGAACAGCACGGTCAAAATGGAGATAGTTCAGGCCACGTGCAACATCAACTGCTACCTTGAGCCTCTGAACCCAAGTTAATGGGGGGCCTTTTCTTCCCGGTCGATCTGAAAAGTCAGgttaatagaaatcaaaaggcAACTTTGTTCAATATACGAAATTCATGCCATTACCAACGTACTTTGAAGATCCTATGATATTGAAACACATTGCTATTGAGTGGCGAGCAGATAATACTCTCCATGCATGTGATTTGGGAAATAAACATGTCTGTATCGCAGGATTACTTTTTCTCTGCCATAATACAGGTTGTAATTAAACTCTAACACTCTTCAGGCAGACAAATTTCCCACTTAGCAAGACGCAAGTATCAAACTAAAAGGCATAACGATTATTAAGTTTCACATTTACAAGACTTTGTCCTGGAGCCTCAAATTTTGCAGATATTGAAAGCATAAAACAGTTACGCTTCACTTcagctgttttttttcttcttgctgGGGAGGGGGTTCTTTGCTTTTCTGACTATTTTACTCAGTTTCATAGAATCGGTAGCCGTGCAACTATAAAGATTGAAGCTAGGAGATCAGTATCTTACCATAGAGAAAGCTTGCAAGGCTTCCAGGCGAGATGTAATCCGAAAGAATGAGTTTCTCATGCTGTGTGGGGCCCCAGTAGTATCCTCTCAAACCTACCACATTTGGATGCCTAATGTTTGTAAATTTTTTGGCCTCCTTGGCAAActcctttctttgttttgccACCCCTTCTCTCAACCATTTCACAGTAATAAAGACCCCATTATCCAGTGTTGCCCTGTAAGAAGTCCCATGACTGCTCCTACCCAACACTTCAGCTGGAGCCCTTGACAGCTCCTCTGGTGTCATTGTGATTGTATCATCAAGAAAGTACAGCTCACCAACCAACCGGTCCGGTGACCCTACATCCAGTCGTGCAAGGGTTTCAGCAGCAAATGAATCCCCAGACTGTGGTGACCAGGATAAATGGCTGTGTTTTGTTGGTGAGAAGCCAGTTACTGCAGCCATTTTCTCATCAGGGCTGATAATCTCAGATGATGATCCTTTCTTCGACGTCACAAGATCCTCAGCTGAAACAACCAACGCACCAGCTTTGCCTGTTCCACTAGTGCCAGAGGGGTTTGTTTGAATGTGCCTACGTATACCTGTATTTGTAACTTGACCTGGTGGATTTCTCCTTCTTATACGAATGTAAAGTATGAAGATGGCAAGCATGATAAGAACGATCAGTGCAGTCACACATGCAACAATGACTACCACCTTGACAATGGTGTTGATTGGTTTCCCCCCAGGATTTCCACCAGGAAGATTGTTTGGTCCAGGAGGACCATTTGGAAGGCTTAATCTGTTATTTCCAGgatagaaagaagaagatggaaACCTCCTCAGGTTTTCTGGGACAACCCCAGAAAGATCATTATATGAAACATTAAAGCTGCCTATGCTCTCTGACAAGTTGTTTGGCAGAGGACCTGTGAAATGGTTTTGAGATAAATCTAATGAAATAAGCGAGCTCATGTCAGCCATGGAACTTGGAAGGGAACCGGATAAATTATTCCCTGAAAGATTGAGCACTTGAAGACCAGCAAGTGATTCAAAACGATCAGGAAAATAGCCATCAAGCTGATTATGAGAAAGATCAATAACTTGAAGATTGGATTTACTATTGGAAAGGGGAGAGAATACAATAGCACCGTCgagtaaattattttcaagGTGGATTTCTTGCAAAGTAGGCGACATTAGTAAATCAGTTAACATAGATCCATCTAGCTGGTTCGAACTAAGATCTAGGACTCTAAGCTTTGGATACTGAGTGATAACTTTTGGGAGAGAGCTGGTAAGTGAATTATGAGAGAGGTTGAGATAATTCAAACGCAAAAATTGTGGAGCTATTTCAGGGATTGGCCCTGTCAAATGATTCTGGCTTAGATCAAGATACTCAATGTTCCCCCACTTCACCATTCGGGTTAAATTTCCTTCAAATCTGTTGTTTGATAGATCAAGCACAGCACAGCTTCCCGTCACCAAAGGAAGTTCCCCGACAAGCACATTTGATGACAGATCAAGGACACTAAGTGTTGTTGACATAATCATGCTTATTGGCCCTAAAAGATGAAGCTACAACGTGAGAGGCAAtcataaaacacaataaacagAACTAAGCCACTAAATGTATTATAACTGAGCACAAGAAACTTATAAAAAGCTAAAGCAGTGATTAAAGAGGTACCTGAGAGATTATTGGCACTCAAATCCAGTTCATTTAAGAGCAAAGAATCTCCTTTCAATAGGTCATTAGGAATATACCCGGAGAATTTGTTGTTGCTGAGCCTAAGGACCTGAAGCTCATAAGCAAAATCAAATCCTGGCAAGTCTCCTGACAACTGATTGTAGCTTAAATCCAACACCTTTACACTTGCAAACAATTGCATGTCACCTCCATTTAGCAGTGACCCACTAAGCTGGTTGTGGCTAAGATTCAAAAGCTTAATACTCTCAGACATACCCGGAAGTAATCTCTGAGAACTAGAGCTCACTAGCATATTTCCACTGAGATCAACATGACTAGCATTGgtttcaagaaaaaacatcCCATCTAGTTGACCATCAAACATATTCTCATGCAAGTCAAGCACCTGTAGACTTGAAATCAGCTCAAATCCCTTTGGAATCCTCTTGGTAAACCCATTGGAAGACAGATTCAGATATACCAGGTTATTCAGCCTTGTCAATGACATTGGCAATGACCCAGAAAACGAGTTGCGGCTCAAGTCCAACGACTGGATAGATGCAAACCCTGAAATTGAATCTGGAAGTGAGCCGGAGAAGTTGTTCCCAGACAACGAGAGGTTCCTTAGTCTCCCTAATTTACCAATCCCTGGCGGTAATGATGACGAAAACAGATTGTTCGACACATCCATAAACAGAAGGCTTTTAAAGTCACCTACATTGTCTGGAATCTTGCCAGTTATAGAGTTGTTTGCCATGGAGAGTTTGGCAAGCAATGTAAGATTTGCAAACACACTCAAATCTACATCAGCCGAGAGACCCAA
This genomic interval from Populus alba chromosome 1, ASM523922v2, whole genome shotgun sequence contains the following:
- the LOC118035873 gene encoding LRR receptor-like serine/threonine-protein kinase GHR1, with translation MKLLRLLLLSLFFLSAMGQLPSHDILALLEFKKGIKHDPTGYVLESWNEESVNFGGCPSSWNGIVCNGENVAGVVLDNLGLSADVDLSVFANLTLLAKLSMANNSITGKIPDNVGDFKSLLFMDVSNNLFSSSLPPGIGKLGRLRNLSLSGNNFSGSLPDSISGFASIQSLDLSRNSFSGSLPMSLTRLNNLVYLNLSSNGFTKRIPKGFELISSLQVLDLHENMFDGQLDGMFFLETNASHVDLSGNMLVSSSSQRLLPGMSESIKLLNLSHNQLSGSLLNGGDMQLFASVKVLDLSYNQLSGDLPGFDFAYELQVLRLSNNKFSGYIPNDLLKGDSLLLNELDLSANNLSGPISMIMSTTLSVLDLSSNVLVGELPLVTGSCAVLDLSNNRFEGNLTRMVKWGNIEYLDLSQNHLTGPIPEIAPQFLRLNYLNLSHNSLTSSLPKVITQYPKLRVLDLSSNQLDGSMLTDLLMSPTLQEIHLENNLLDGAIVFSPLSNSKSNLQVIDLSHNQLDGYFPDRFESLAGLQVLNLSGNNLSGSLPSSMADMSSLISLDLSQNHFTGPLPNNLSESIGSFNVSYNDLSGVVPENLRRFPSSSFYPGNNRLSLPNGPPGPNNLPGGNPGGKPINTIVKVVVIVACVTALIVLIMLAIFILYIRIRRRNPPGQVTNTGIRRHIQTNPSGTSGTGKAGALVVSAEDLVTSKKGSSSEIISPDEKMAAVTGFSPTKHSHLSWSPQSGDSFAAETLARLDVGSPDRLVGELYFLDDTITMTPEELSRAPAEVLGRSSHGTSYRATLDNGVFITVKWLREGVAKQRKEFAKEAKKFTNIRHPNVVGLRGYYWGPTQHEKLILSDYISPGSLASFLYDRPGRKGPPLTWVQRLKVAVDVARGLNYLHFDRAVPHGNLKATNILLDGPDLNARVADYCLHRLMTQAGTIEQILDAGVLGYRAPELAASKKPLPSFKSDVYAFGVIMLELLTGRCAGDVISGEGGSVDLTDWVRLRAMDCFDPALLPEMVNPAVDKGMKEVLGIALRCIRSVSDRPGIKTIYEDLSSI